In the genome of Verrucomicrobiota bacterium, one region contains:
- a CDS encoding chemotaxis protein CheW yields MDASFNWEKVFSSLGEQQKDYLSFEVGGKCFGVPAQHVWGITRMFDLEMVKEGPAYLAGVTHICGIEVPVIDLGLRDGSPEPFEIQNMTEEEAKSHCILVVKDPSMNDDQPHLGLLVERLRGFKKVDPTNAKVHPVVQCEIQMSDIEDAFAWPDRYMYEDEVEDLIDRQLSDMPQFLSNLSDVGCN; encoded by the coding sequence GTGGATGCTTCATTCAATTGGGAAAAAGTATTTTCAAGCTTAGGCGAGCAGCAAAAAGATTACCTAAGTTTTGAAGTTGGTGGCAAATGTTTTGGCGTGCCAGCCCAACATGTTTGGGGCATTACCCGAATGTTCGATCTCGAAATGGTAAAAGAGGGGCCGGCTTATTTAGCAGGCGTTACGCATATCTGCGGGATAGAGGTTCCTGTGATAGATCTTGGTCTTAGAGATGGTTCTCCGGAACCTTTTGAAATCCAGAACATGACAGAGGAAGAGGCTAAGAGTCACTGCATCTTGGTGGTAAAAGACCCTAGCATGAATGATGATCAGCCTCACTTGGGTCTACTAGTTGAGAGACTGCGTGGGTTCAAGAAGGTGGATCCTACAAATGCTAAGGTCCACCCAGTCGTTCAATGCGAAATTCAGATGAGTGACATCGAGGATGCCTTTGCTTGGCCTGATCGGTACATGTATGAAGATGAAGTTGAAGACTTGATCGATCGGCAATTGAGCGATATGCCACAATTTCTCTCCAATCTTAGTGATGTTGGCTGCAATTAA
- a CDS encoding TolC family protein, with protein sequence MRPLKTYFAFLIMGLACAHNIFAQDEEILKQESELLGNEVSLSLPEALKMALESNLDVAIGRITPAIEETNILSERDAFDPSLDISLDYGENSSPRSAEQQAADGRASTKSRTATGQVSVSQKTSLGTELSLSSRTRDRMTTFNDFEDEFSTFVGVEATQPLLKGFGTDNNLASIRIAEKGKIIAEAEFQNQVETIIQDVFFAYYDLLFSSADVISKKKSMELAERLSRDNKKRYELGAMTKLDISNADAEIAGRKNAVVEAEEIVQLNENKLLRLITRDMGIWLQNELDLTDTLNEPGKEIPQNYDIAVGLANRSDYQALLHRADQNELRLAFQKQQLLPQLDLTTSFGYNGLSDDLGESYKNISETRDEDWNVGFRFIIPWGNYREKARFREAELLKARTILEIKNKEQDVIEEIDNALISLNSSKKKLVASRTARRFAEENAAAEEVKLTEGSSTTFVVLELQQDAQEAETTELRNLREFNKALVRLKRAQGLLLKENGITILSD encoded by the coding sequence ATGAGACCGCTTAAGACCTATTTTGCTTTTTTGATCATGGGCTTGGCCTGTGCTCATAACATCTTCGCTCAGGATGAAGAGATCTTAAAGCAGGAATCAGAATTGTTGGGAAATGAAGTGAGCTTAAGTCTGCCTGAAGCTTTGAAGATGGCTCTAGAATCAAACTTAGATGTAGCTATCGGCCGAATCACTCCAGCTATTGAAGAGACCAATATTTTGAGTGAGCGCGATGCCTTTGATCCCTCCTTAGACATTTCTCTAGATTATGGGGAAAATAGTTCGCCAAGATCTGCCGAACAACAAGCTGCAGATGGAAGAGCTTCTACAAAAAGTAGAACAGCCACGGGTCAAGTTTCCGTATCACAAAAAACTTCTCTTGGAACGGAGCTTTCGCTTTCATCCAGAACGAGAGATCGGATGACAACCTTTAATGATTTTGAAGATGAATTTTCTACTTTTGTTGGTGTTGAGGCTACGCAGCCCTTGCTTAAAGGCTTTGGAACAGATAATAACTTGGCTTCTATTCGTATTGCTGAAAAAGGAAAAATCATCGCCGAAGCTGAATTTCAGAATCAAGTTGAGACTATTATTCAGGACGTTTTCTTTGCCTATTATGATTTATTATTCTCCAGTGCTGATGTGATTTCTAAGAAGAAATCCATGGAACTCGCTGAAAGACTCTCAAGAGATAATAAGAAGCGTTATGAGCTGGGTGCTATGACAAAACTTGATATTTCTAATGCGGATGCAGAAATAGCAGGTAGAAAGAATGCAGTAGTGGAGGCTGAGGAAATCGTGCAGCTAAATGAAAATAAATTACTGCGACTCATCACCCGTGATATGGGCATCTGGCTGCAAAACGAGTTGGATCTAACCGACACCCTAAATGAGCCAGGCAAAGAAATTCCACAAAATTATGATATTGCCGTGGGCTTAGCTAATCGCTCAGATTATCAAGCCCTTCTACATAGGGCGGACCAAAATGAGCTGAGATTAGCTTTTCAGAAGCAGCAACTACTTCCTCAATTGGATTTAACAACTAGCTTTGGATACAACGGCTTGTCCGATGATTTAGGAGAAAGCTATAAGAACATTTCTGAAACGAGGGATGAAGATTGGAATGTTGGGTTTCGCTTTATAATTCCCTGGGGGAATTACAGGGAAAAGGCCCGTTTCCGTGAGGCCGAGTTGCTCAAAGCACGAACCATCTTAGAAATCAAAAACAAAGAGCAGGATGTGATTGAGGAGATTGATAACGCGCTCATCTCACTCAACAGCTCCAAGAAGAAGCTAGTGGCAAGCCGGACTGCCAGGAGATTTGCCGAAGAAAATGCCGCTGCTGAAGAGGTTAAATTGACAGAGGGCTCTAGCACAACCTTTGTAGTTCTTGAACTTCAGCAAGATGCTCAAGAGGCAGAAACTACGGAATTAAGAAATTTGCGAGAATTTAATAAAGCCCTTGTTCGGTTGAAAAGAGCACAAGGCTTACTCCTTAAAGAAAATGGAATTACCATCTTAAGCGACTAG
- a CDS encoding GDP-L-fucose synthase produces the protein MSDSKKIFVAGHRGLVGSAIIRHLEADGGWTILMRSREELDLTHESALRDYFKIERPTHIIDAAARVGGIKANNEYPVEFLLDNLSIQNSLIKSAYDTGVEKLLFLGSSCIYPKLAPQPICEEHLLTGPLEPTNDAYAIAKIAGIKLCQSYRRQYGAHYISAMPTNLYGPNDNFDPITSHVLPGLIYKMHYAKINEKPTVTLWGTGSPKREFLHVDDMAAACIFLLENYDSEEIINIGCGEDVSIKQLADMIQATVGFKGKIVWDTSQPDGTPRKLLNVNKIKSLGWAPKISLEDGIASAYKWFLENKT, from the coding sequence ATGTCTGATTCGAAGAAAATATTTGTTGCGGGCCATCGGGGGCTTGTAGGTAGCGCTATCATTCGCCATCTTGAGGCTGATGGTGGATGGACAATCTTAATGCGAAGTCGCGAGGAGCTAGACCTGACCCATGAGTCAGCTCTTAGAGATTACTTCAAAATAGAAAGACCGACACATATTATTGACGCAGCGGCAAGAGTAGGCGGCATTAAGGCAAATAATGAGTACCCTGTGGAGTTTTTATTGGATAATTTAAGTATCCAGAACTCACTGATCAAATCGGCCTATGATACAGGTGTGGAAAAACTTCTATTCCTCGGCAGCTCTTGCATCTACCCAAAGCTAGCCCCCCAACCTATCTGTGAAGAACACCTACTAACGGGCCCCTTAGAACCTACCAATGATGCTTATGCCATCGCCAAAATTGCCGGTATCAAGTTATGCCAGTCTTATCGACGCCAGTACGGTGCTCATTATATTTCTGCTATGCCTACCAATTTATATGGGCCAAATGACAATTTTGACCCAATCACTTCCCACGTTCTCCCCGGTCTTATCTATAAAATGCACTATGCAAAAATAAATGAAAAGCCCACAGTAACACTATGGGGAACAGGCTCACCTAAACGTGAATTTCTTCATGTAGACGACATGGCTGCTGCTTGCATTTTTCTATTAGAGAACTATGACTCAGAAGAAATTATCAATATCGGTTGTGGAGAGGACGTTTCTATTAAGCAACTGGCTGACATGATTCAAGCTACTGTTGGTTTCAAAGGCAAAATCGTTTGGGATACTTCGCAACCAGATGGCACACCCCGAAAGCTTCTCAATGTGAATAAGATTAAGTCCCTGGGCTGGGCACCAAAGATCTCGCTTGAGGATGGCATTGCTTCCGCTTACAAATGGTTTCTTGAAAATAAGACTTAG
- a CDS encoding lysophospholipid acyltransferase family protein, translating into MKKNTFLHKKVLPPLGAFLIRALCWTLRFELEDPGNVIDSSRNDSFLFAFWHNRILITPFLYRRYLSPQPLVVMISTSRDGELITKIAERFGVRAARGSSSKSSKGIQAFLRLVRELKENKGHVALTPDGPRGPRYEIHPGIIHLSQASGVPIIPLSCQFSKKWELNSWDKFQIPKPFSTCKLCCHHPIAIPKEVSERELQALTQRLREELG; encoded by the coding sequence ATGAAAAAGAATACGTTTCTACATAAAAAGGTGCTTCCACCACTTGGTGCATTTCTCATTCGCGCACTTTGCTGGACACTGCGGTTTGAGCTTGAGGATCCAGGCAATGTAATCGACTCATCTAGGAATGATTCGTTTCTATTTGCTTTTTGGCACAACCGAATCCTCATTACTCCCTTTCTCTATAGACGCTACCTTTCACCCCAACCCTTAGTTGTTATGATTAGCACCAGTAGAGACGGGGAACTGATTACTAAGATAGCTGAACGCTTTGGTGTTCGAGCAGCTAGAGGCTCTTCTTCTAAAAGCTCCAAGGGAATTCAAGCATTCTTGAGGCTAGTCCGAGAATTGAAAGAGAATAAAGGCCATGTAGCACTAACTCCAGATGGTCCACGAGGGCCACGCTATGAGATTCACCCAGGTATTATTCACTTGTCTCAAGCAAGCGGTGTCCCAATCATTCCTCTCAGTTGTCAATTTTCAAAGAAGTGGGAACTTAATAGCTGGGATAAATTTCAAATCCCCAAGCCATTTAGCACATGCAAGCTTTGTTGTCATCATCCTATAGCCATCCCCAAAGAAGTGAGTGAAAGAGAGCTGCAGGCACTTACCCAAAGATTAAGAGAAGAATTAGGCTAA
- the obgE gene encoding GTPase ObgE — MFVDRVRIWARAGKGGDGCTSFRREKYVPMGGPDGGDGGKGGDIILRVNPHMNNMTHLKYHPHQFAENGKPGKGWKRSGKGGKSITIDVPPGTVIYELEVEEENFERAADEEGMILVHDLVEDEQKVVLCAGGKGGLGNQNFKSSTNQAPTKVTRGKLGEFGQYVFELKSIADVGLVGFPNAGKSSLIGALSAAKPKVASYPFTTLRPIVGVIDLNGYERLVMADIPGLIEGAHEGVGLGHDFLKHIERCRVLAMVLDMAGTEGRHPVDDFMKLRQEISLYDEELKQRPFIVVANKMDLPEAEENLETFKSRFDHDVIGISAKQEQGLKDLKKKLATYK, encoded by the coding sequence ATGTTTGTGGATCGAGTAAGAATTTGGGCGCGCGCCGGGAAAGGCGGAGACGGCTGCACGAGTTTTCGTCGGGAAAAGTACGTGCCTATGGGTGGACCAGATGGTGGAGATGGAGGGAAGGGAGGTGATATCATTCTTCGTGTGAATCCACATATGAACAATATGACACACCTCAAGTATCATCCTCACCAATTTGCTGAAAATGGGAAACCCGGAAAGGGATGGAAGCGCTCGGGCAAAGGTGGGAAGAGTATTACCATTGATGTCCCGCCAGGCACGGTCATATATGAGTTAGAAGTTGAGGAGGAGAATTTTGAAAGAGCTGCAGATGAAGAGGGCATGATACTCGTTCACGATCTTGTTGAAGATGAGCAAAAAGTGGTTTTATGTGCTGGTGGTAAGGGCGGCCTAGGCAACCAAAATTTTAAGAGTTCTACTAACCAGGCTCCTACTAAAGTCACGAGAGGGAAGTTGGGTGAATTTGGCCAGTATGTCTTCGAATTAAAATCAATCGCTGACGTAGGCTTAGTGGGATTTCCCAATGCGGGAAAGTCTAGCTTGATTGGCGCTTTATCTGCGGCAAAACCGAAGGTGGCTTCCTATCCTTTTACAACCTTACGCCCTATCGTAGGTGTGATTGATTTAAATGGCTATGAGCGCTTGGTCATGGCTGATATTCCTGGTTTAATAGAAGGTGCACATGAAGGAGTTGGTCTAGGGCATGATTTTTTGAAGCATATTGAACGCTGTCGCGTTCTGGCTATGGTCTTGGATATGGCGGGGACAGAAGGTAGGCATCCGGTTGATGACTTCATGAAGCTACGCCAGGAAATTTCTTTATATGATGAGGAGCTTAAACAGCGTCCCTTTATTGTTGTCGCCAATAAAATGGATTTACCGGAAGCAGAAGAAAACCTGGAAACCTTTAAAAGTCGCTTTGATCATGATGTGATTGGAATCTCTGCTAAGCAAGAGCAAGGGCTCAAGGATTTGAAAAAAAAATTAGCTACTTACAAATGA
- a CDS encoding peroxiredoxin, with product MIFSLFSTITGVKATNSPAIGSKAPTPKSITHEGKPFDFAEAYTKGLTLVFFYPKADTPGCTKQACSLRDEYEKLQDLGIQVIGVSKDTPQDQAKFREKYHLPYTLIADKDGKVIEAFGTGSMIGMSKRRAFLIKDGSVVWLDLNASTSKQAQDVLNYMAKK from the coding sequence ATGATATTTTCACTTTTCTCTACTATCACTGGCGTCAAGGCAACGAATTCCCCAGCCATAGGTAGTAAAGCGCCTACTCCTAAATCCATCACTCATGAAGGTAAGCCTTTCGACTTTGCAGAAGCCTATACTAAGGGACTGACACTTGTTTTCTTCTATCCCAAAGCCGATACACCCGGCTGCACCAAACAAGCTTGCTCTCTCCGAGATGAATATGAAAAGCTCCAAGATCTTGGCATTCAAGTCATTGGAGTCAGTAAAGACACGCCTCAGGACCAAGCTAAATTTAGGGAAAAGTACCATTTACCCTATACTTTGATCGCCGATAAGGACGGTAAAGTCATAGAAGCCTTTGGAACCGGCAGTATGATCGGCATGTCGAAAAGGCGGGCCTTTTTGATAAAAGATGGATCCGTTGTATGGCTAGATCTCAACGCCTCTACCAGCAAACAAGCTCAGGACGTGCTAAATTACATGGCTAAAAAATAA
- a CDS encoding NAD-dependent epimerase/dehydratase family protein, giving the protein MECKKIVIAGGTGFLGKVLIEWFSKRFDEIVVLSRSSIDLAGVKIVCWDRERLGEWKEELENAEVLINLAGVSVNCRYHKKNSNGFGKWSQ; this is encoded by the coding sequence GTGGAATGCAAGAAGATAGTCATAGCTGGAGGAACAGGCTTTTTAGGTAAAGTCTTGATTGAATGGTTTTCAAAGAGGTTTGATGAAATAGTTGTCTTAAGTAGAAGTAGTATAGATTTGGCCGGGGTGAAGATAGTTTGCTGGGATCGCGAACGGCTAGGAGAATGGAAAGAGGAATTAGAAAATGCGGAAGTGCTGATCAATCTAGCCGGTGTTTCTGTCAACTGTCGTTATCACAAAAAGAACAGCAATGGTTTTGGGAAATGGTCCCAATAG
- a CDS encoding peptide chain release factor-like protein, which yields MKSQRLTFPVSALKLKNLLERMNVLQLKEEDIQETFYAGSGPGGQKRAKTASGVALLHLPTGVRVRCQRERSQGINRFLARRILVEELEAREKGKTRHQVKAQALRDEKLRKSGAKPKTKKPTITEMEKHFHLRLPGEGIQS from the coding sequence GTGAAGTCCCAGAGATTAACTTTTCCTGTGTCCGCTCTTAAACTTAAAAATTTATTGGAGCGAATGAACGTTCTTCAGCTAAAGGAAGAAGATATTCAGGAAACGTTCTATGCGGGCTCAGGACCTGGCGGTCAGAAGCGTGCTAAAACAGCTTCTGGGGTTGCTCTGCTGCACCTACCAACTGGTGTTCGAGTCCGTTGCCAAAGAGAAAGAAGCCAAGGGATCAATCGCTTTCTGGCGAGGAGGATTCTGGTTGAGGAGCTAGAAGCTCGTGAAAAGGGTAAGACACGCCATCAAGTCAAAGCTCAGGCTTTGCGCGATGAAAAACTTCGTAAGTCAGGAGCCAAACCCAAAACCAAGAAGCCTACCATTACCGAGATGGAAAAACACTTTCACCTGCGTCTGCCGGGTGAAGGAATCCAATCATAA
- a CDS encoding DUF1731 domain-containing protein, protein MMRQLRQNFKVPFGLPVTHDMLELGAFLLSTETELVLKSRRVIPGKLLAEGFKFSCNSFADALACLEEK, encoded by the coding sequence ATGATGAGACAGCTAAGGCAAAACTTTAAAGTGCCCTTTGGCCTGCCAGTAACTCATGACATGCTAGAATTAGGTGCATTCCTTTTGAGTACAGAGACAGAGTTAGTACTAAAAAGCCGTCGGGTTATACCAGGTAAACTACTGGCAGAGGGATTTAAGTTTAGTTGTAACAGCTTTGCAGATGCGCTTGCATGCCTGGAAGAAAAATAA